One Candidatus Ozemobacteraceae bacterium genomic window carries:
- a CDS encoding acylphosphatase produces the protein MSAERLRRVHGVVHGFVQGVGFRAYARRQAATCGVSGWVRNRADGAVEFCAEGSVAAVDEYLTAMRRGPGYSEVEQVAILKDEFIELPSAGGFEIRF, from the coding sequence ATGTCGGCGGAGCGGCTTCGCCGCGTTCACGGGGTCGTCCACGGCTTCGTCCAGGGGGTCGGCTTCCGCGCATACGCGCGCCGGCAGGCGGCTACATGCGGGGTTTCGGGCTGGGTCAGGAACCGGGCCGACGGAGCGGTCGAGTTCTGTGCCGAAGGCAGCGTTGCCGCCGTCGACGAGTATCTGACCGCGATGCGGCGCGGGCCGGGCTACTCCGAGGTGGAACAGGTCGCGATCCTGAAAGACGAGTTCATCGAACTTCCGTCGGCGGGAGGGTTCGAGATCCGCTTCTGA
- a CDS encoding DnaB-like helicase C-terminal domain-containing protein, producing the protein MSLHCLVSFKAESGKQPEVFELKTLPDLLKVHQEGLCRSPFWFEEDDQSKVELDLKAGILPLGGPLIVTHAVRRASDLLLDECACDGMTIQLEAAGKRLPELPARAELEGLLRDERTLIVVDGKAYKPAGEVLGFQTVYDDTVRFIDSLKKLGVPQEAMAILATPEEISIEVHPGVFGSAFDTALPSWYRQFLLNIGGIRGGDGRLVRTVDRTLLLTTCSWDIPVLLPGAVHPALHRPKVGVGPSHFAYGTAAFSDFCGKKRTLDECVREVKTWLKFVDAKVAVVPAAKQALDEAKATVESGTPLPPPPGSGGFAAGFETGLGIAPAPRPERPAAPQVLDAGKRPAEFRPFKVEATERAAAGVSADGALATPWTELNRKLGGGWQPNRVHLVAGAREEGKGAFLLQQALHLSSKYGVLYISMEHTAAELMTRVASWLGRVPAAELAAGASLQGPEGDTARPKLKSLYEAVANAVRDSLYLRGSDSAIPPYDADALTELMKMIPAGAGRVLVVESLASEAGERLGRFLEELRHRAAAQRFTVLASAHVPAAQIQRPHLIDAVDLDLLSRWQGVSDSILHLTTERINLRKFLAMSQGKVDPAVADSLEKRLYQAAAGVRHRNDTYCLARLLHTRTGTRSALLFLYQRDLIRFWDGPSMPIGRP; encoded by the coding sequence ATGTCTCTGCACTGTCTCGTATCGTTCAAGGCCGAATCCGGCAAACAGCCGGAAGTTTTCGAGCTCAAAACGCTGCCCGACCTGCTGAAAGTGCACCAGGAGGGCCTCTGCAGAAGCCCCTTCTGGTTCGAGGAAGACGATCAGAGCAAGGTCGAGCTCGACCTGAAAGCGGGTATCCTCCCGCTCGGGGGGCCGCTGATCGTGACCCACGCCGTCCGGCGGGCGTCCGACCTGCTTCTCGACGAGTGCGCCTGCGACGGGATGACGATCCAGCTGGAGGCCGCCGGGAAACGGCTTCCCGAACTTCCGGCCCGCGCCGAGCTCGAGGGGTTGCTACGTGACGAGCGGACGCTCATCGTCGTCGACGGCAAGGCTTACAAGCCGGCCGGCGAGGTCCTCGGGTTTCAGACGGTGTATGACGACACGGTGCGGTTCATCGACAGCCTGAAGAAGCTTGGCGTCCCGCAGGAGGCGATGGCGATTCTCGCGACGCCCGAGGAGATCAGCATTGAAGTGCACCCCGGCGTCTTCGGCTCGGCGTTCGACACGGCGTTGCCCAGCTGGTACCGCCAGTTTCTTCTGAATATCGGCGGCATCCGCGGAGGAGACGGCCGTTTGGTCAGGACCGTCGACCGGACGCTACTGCTTACGACCTGTTCCTGGGATATCCCCGTCCTCCTTCCCGGCGCGGTGCATCCCGCGCTTCACCGGCCGAAGGTCGGGGTCGGCCCCTCGCACTTCGCCTACGGGACCGCGGCGTTCTCGGACTTCTGCGGGAAGAAGCGGACGCTCGACGAGTGCGTGCGCGAAGTGAAGACCTGGCTGAAGTTCGTCGATGCGAAGGTCGCCGTCGTTCCGGCGGCGAAACAGGCCCTCGACGAAGCGAAGGCGACGGTGGAAAGCGGAACCCCGCTCCCTCCCCCCCCGGGGAGCGGCGGCTTTGCCGCGGGCTTCGAAACGGGCCTCGGCATTGCTCCCGCGCCGAGACCGGAGCGGCCGGCTGCGCCGCAGGTTCTCGATGCCGGGAAACGACCGGCGGAGTTCCGGCCCTTCAAGGTCGAGGCGACGGAACGGGCCGCGGCGGGCGTTTCCGCCGACGGCGCGCTGGCCACCCCCTGGACCGAACTCAACCGGAAACTCGGGGGCGGCTGGCAGCCGAACCGGGTGCACCTGGTCGCCGGCGCCCGGGAAGAGGGAAAAGGCGCGTTCCTGCTGCAGCAGGCGCTTCATCTCTCGTCGAAATATGGCGTTCTATATATATCGATGGAACACACGGCGGCAGAGCTGATGACCCGGGTCGCCTCCTGGCTCGGCCGGGTGCCGGCGGCGGAACTGGCCGCCGGAGCGTCGCTCCAGGGGCCGGAAGGCGACACCGCCCGGCCGAAACTGAAAAGCCTCTACGAGGCCGTGGCGAACGCCGTCCGGGATTCGCTGTACCTTCGCGGATCCGACAGCGCGATTCCGCCCTACGATGCGGATGCCCTCACCGAACTGATGAAGATGATCCCCGCAGGGGCCGGCCGTGTGCTCGTCGTCGAGTCCCTCGCATCCGAAGCCGGTGAACGCCTCGGACGGTTTCTCGAGGAGTTGCGTCATCGGGCGGCCGCCCAGCGGTTCACCGTCCTGGCGTCCGCGCACGTTCCGGCGGCGCAGATCCAGCGGCCGCACCTCATCGACGCGGTCGATCTCGATCTGCTTTCGCGATGGCAGGGGGTTTCCGATTCGATCCTGCACCTGACGACCGAACGGATCAATCTCCGGAAGTTCCTCGCGATGTCTCAGGGAAAGGTCGATCCGGCTGTGGCCGATTCGCTCGAAAAGCGGCTGTATCAGGCCGCGGCCGGCGTGCGGCACCGGAACGACACCTACTGCCTCGCACGGCTTCTGCACACGCGCACCGGAACCCGGTCGGCGCTGCTGTTCCTCTACCAGCGCGACCTGATCCGGTTCTGGGACGGCCCGTCGATGCCGATCGGGCGGCCCTGA
- a CDS encoding alkaline phosphatase, which produces MLRTIRYVLAGAFLFAFFQPVLGQQAIPTVAPVEARPADLITPVNPEPITIDEAIRRRVGIIGKPARKVILFVCDGMSASMLTLGRAALHGRDGMLALDKLPVVGRMIGYPKGGQVNDSAAAGSQFSTGRETINGRIAVDDQYKPLETIFEAARKRGFRVGVVSDTRLTHATPAAFSAHQNDRDEEEAIAAQQVRSEYEVLLSGGRKKFGKELDEAVKRGYRVVSNRRELLSAVAGRSAKLLGLFADSYLPYSFERKGDETPTLSEMAAAAVSLLDRGDKGFLLMVEAGKIDATMHAHDAAEGVAQMRAMDEALRKMVEFVKTNHDALLVVVSDHATGGLQVIETFDPARFNALATSTIALAAELKGKGDAIPGRLKAAFPGVDFSKAELDRLVAAHESRTFELQLGSVVFAKFGLTFHAPEVEDAMQDTHGHTGEDLFIHAMGAHQNLFGGVLRSWEIPRRIGIAIGIKFP; this is translated from the coding sequence ATGCTTCGAACCATTCGATACGTTCTGGCGGGGGCCTTTCTTTTCGCATTTTTCCAACCGGTTCTTGGGCAGCAGGCGATACCGACTGTGGCGCCCGTGGAGGCCCGACCTGCGGATCTGATCACACCGGTGAATCCCGAGCCGATCACGATCGACGAGGCGATCCGGCGGCGCGTGGGCATCATCGGCAAGCCTGCCCGGAAGGTGATTCTGTTCGTCTGCGACGGAATGAGCGCATCGATGCTCACGCTCGGCCGCGCCGCCCTCCATGGTCGCGACGGTATGCTGGCGCTCGACAAGCTGCCCGTCGTGGGCCGCATGATCGGCTATCCCAAGGGCGGCCAGGTGAACGATTCCGCTGCGGCCGGTTCCCAGTTCTCGACCGGGCGTGAGACGATCAACGGCCGCATTGCCGTCGACGACCAGTACAAGCCGCTCGAGACGATCTTCGAGGCCGCGCGCAAGCGGGGGTTCCGCGTAGGCGTCGTCTCGGACACCCGCCTGACGCACGCCACCCCGGCCGCGTTTTCCGCACACCAGAACGACCGTGACGAGGAGGAAGCGATCGCCGCCCAACAGGTGCGCAGCGAGTATGAGGTGCTCCTGAGCGGCGGCCGGAAGAAGTTCGGCAAGGAGCTCGACGAGGCGGTGAAGCGCGGATACCGGGTCGTGAGCAACCGGCGCGAATTGCTCTCGGCGGTCGCCGGGCGTTCCGCGAAGCTCCTGGGGCTGTTCGCCGACTCCTACCTGCCGTATTCCTTCGAGCGGAAGGGCGACGAAACGCCCACGCTGAGCGAGATGGCGGCGGCGGCCGTTTCCCTGCTCGACCGCGGGGACAAAGGGTTTCTGCTGATGGTCGAAGCCGGAAAAATCGACGCCACGATGCACGCCCATGACGCTGCCGAAGGCGTAGCCCAGATGCGGGCGATGGACGAGGCGCTTCGAAAGATGGTCGAGTTCGTCAAGACGAACCACGATGCCCTTCTCGTCGTGGTTTCCGACCACGCGACGGGCGGCCTGCAGGTGATCGAAACGTTCGATCCCGCGCGCTTCAACGCGCTCGCCACCTCGACGATCGCCCTCGCGGCCGAGCTCAAGGGGAAGGGGGACGCGATTCCGGGGCGGCTGAAAGCCGCATTTCCCGGCGTGGATTTTTCGAAGGCGGAGCTGGACCGGCTCGTCGCCGCCCACGAGTCGCGGACGTTCGAATTGCAGCTCGGCTCGGTGGTTTTCGCCAAGTTCGGGTTGACCTTCCACGCTCCCGAAGTGGAGGATGCGATGCAAGACACCCACGGCCACACCGGGGAGGACCTGTTCATCCACGCCATGGGCGCCCACCAGAACCTGTTCGGCGGCGTGCTGCGGAGCTGGGAGATACCCAGGAGAATTGGTATAGCGATCGGAATAAAATTTCCGTAA
- a CDS encoding alpha-2-macroglobulin family protein — MHTSRFPSSGFRTWLLIPFLTLLLAAVMAGTAHAAPLEVTWKLVQEGDLQPLDWRLTLDFSRPVSVLELSKKIKCLTASATTMFTVINATDTGAPLLSQPLPSERTRFILGPKQPAKNLNDCLITIAQGLAAPGGEPLESAVQIKFECRETVDVLSVEPFYSPSEGRGIAVTVSRPINAAALKRKLRILPPVGRIRVRKTDDETANVFHVTGGLETGKTYQAEIRGGEIEGDSYIFNKVSVPFTAKGPAADIRFEADRSVIELHSRQLVPVSVTNLSGVRCQLTRIPPLFAPEFADLTALALNDARRPRTSSAMRASDEVEEGIASAAVFAEQKMVEGVARLEEMRTLTAPAGSNTNLAWFTGDFAQSSEPFFANGAPDKVHRLSLPLSFRKEAAKGGAFLVQLLDPERPELKHATRLFQITDLSITYKFSATQLLVWVTSVETGKPVPDAAILLFTRDDKRLVLGATDRDGLLVATNGANFPAIDLSSGPAHLTVFPFNVADSAIVVAANGDDAAFMQLDTNRFRPYSVTQAPPGNVTLKSRNAHAFTERGIYKPGETVHFKATLRAYRDNAIVAPQGETVTIVVTDARDEKILDTDLVLNEYGTCSGSLKLKEFAPLGQYNLKVIHTPPAALPTAASLTASVWNWFFGDKEEKTTETKPGKTELVSVGFQVQQFEPPRHFVEIETETKSREIERVPGRRETEEYLEARIVGKYYTGGVLRHAKVRWTARMVTIEPFVEGYGGYHFGGSGNDSTLIESGESLLDKEGRLAVSLPVDRALMNGPYGIEISATVMDVDARPATQVTTWEPKTAIHVGMTRLPDLNERDEASLDVIAIGADGNRRDSGSVRLDILRKRWFYTQKRDEDGNIFYRWDQGWIRTLTTTQPMSGGKATFDLSFDDSGEYKFEAIYICDDGEFKCSQVAEVGYVYESGDDDEDSRTRRRSDSELVLSVDRAALKVDESARVDFSLPRAASHALITCERDRIFEWRVVPLNGRRGSFEMKFGADCRPNAFVTLTVPCGRTSMTTYRSQLDVGAPRIFYGVASVDVRNAVEGLKAIIAPDETEGKGDLRGRPGEPRRLTFRVTDEKGQGTTCEMAVCVVDEAVLALTGYVTPVLSRLLNFSLPLSVFTGDLRLSLLTQELFKLFATNPLTGGDMGSGALASDMALRKDFRPVAYWNPALYTDESGNAAIDFTLPDSTTAYRVYVVALSTGTAFCTAQRNMIVTKEFYLQPGMPRFLTAGDEAFFPLSACNKTDTAGKASLAVAETTNLTATLDAPEADLAPLTNTVVRTRLAAENGPGEGAITLSGRYGDYKDAIRLPLPIVSKHTVLTKTQQGSGTGKQEIGFDPPAGVAEMPAQERKNTLRATLTLTTTQLSRLTPGIKYLLQYPYGCIEQTSSGIIPLAAIRALVNQGLMPGITIAEVDKFLQSGVDRVLRMQTPGGLFAYWPGERTGSWWGTHYAMFALSLAKQVGFDVPQERLDKAVKAVRDLLLGKEQSGWRNYSMNDLAAVNLARNGALSADELTSLMTGMTNREFESQALLLWASAIVKNQSVDQLKKQLKKLTPTISDSYRDWTNSSVREVAATLLATLIIEGATKKADELAGMLLRSVSTEGRWNSTADTGWALFALAQYFEKKDVMSDRELPVRILHAGKPAIEATVGKTGAELVLDAEALLATPSIVLEGPEKALLHWAFRFEHPDPASRSEDLDKGFRVVKRVVNLTGSETIRVGDLLKIVVEFEDSFHRSNRWCDFQYVALEDPLPAGFIAINTALRTETPARSSSDDEEESDADDDNPEWYSAWEDGCYKLQPDHFEMRNDKVLAFKNRLWSNRFRFTYFARAVCEGTFWMRPTHVSLMYEPDYFGMTTGESIRIEPAAK, encoded by the coding sequence ATGCACACTTCGCGTTTCCCGTCATCCGGATTTCGGACATGGCTGCTGATCCCGTTCCTCACGCTGCTCCTCGCGGCAGTCATGGCCGGAACGGCCCATGCCGCACCTCTCGAGGTCACATGGAAACTCGTCCAGGAAGGCGATCTTCAACCCCTCGACTGGCGCCTGACCCTCGATTTCAGCAGGCCCGTCTCGGTACTCGAGCTGTCGAAGAAGATCAAATGTCTCACGGCGTCGGCCACGACCATGTTCACCGTCATCAACGCGACGGATACCGGGGCCCCCCTGCTGTCGCAGCCCCTGCCGAGCGAGCGGACTCGCTTCATTCTCGGTCCGAAACAGCCGGCGAAAAATCTCAATGACTGCCTGATCACCATCGCCCAGGGGCTTGCAGCCCCCGGAGGCGAGCCTCTCGAATCCGCCGTCCAGATCAAATTCGAGTGCCGCGAGACGGTGGACGTGCTCTCGGTGGAACCCTTCTACTCGCCCAGCGAGGGCCGAGGCATCGCCGTGACGGTTTCACGGCCGATCAATGCCGCCGCTCTCAAGCGCAAGCTCAGAATCCTCCCGCCCGTCGGCCGCATCCGGGTTCGAAAGACGGATGACGAAACGGCCAACGTATTCCACGTCACCGGCGGCCTCGAAACGGGAAAAACCTACCAGGCCGAGATTCGCGGCGGCGAAATCGAAGGCGACTCTTACATCTTCAACAAAGTCTCCGTCCCCTTCACCGCGAAAGGCCCGGCGGCGGACATCCGCTTCGAAGCCGACCGCTCCGTCATCGAGCTGCACAGCCGCCAGTTGGTGCCGGTCTCCGTCACCAACCTGTCCGGCGTGAGATGCCAGCTGACCCGAATCCCCCCGCTGTTCGCCCCGGAGTTCGCCGATCTGACGGCCCTGGCGCTCAATGACGCCAGACGGCCCCGCACGAGCTCCGCCATGCGCGCATCGGACGAGGTCGAAGAGGGAATCGCCTCCGCGGCCGTATTCGCCGAGCAGAAGATGGTCGAAGGCGTGGCCCGCCTCGAGGAAATGCGGACGCTGACCGCCCCCGCCGGAAGCAACACGAACCTCGCCTGGTTCACCGGCGATTTCGCCCAGTCGTCCGAGCCGTTCTTCGCGAACGGCGCCCCCGACAAGGTGCACCGACTCTCCCTTCCGCTCTCCTTCCGGAAGGAGGCAGCGAAGGGCGGCGCGTTCCTCGTCCAGCTGCTCGATCCCGAGCGGCCGGAGCTGAAGCACGCGACGCGCCTCTTCCAGATCACCGACCTTTCGATCACCTACAAGTTCAGTGCGACGCAGCTCCTGGTCTGGGTCACGTCGGTCGAAACCGGCAAACCGGTTCCCGATGCGGCTATTCTCCTGTTCACGCGCGACGACAAGCGGCTCGTTCTCGGCGCGACCGACCGCGACGGCCTTCTGGTCGCGACGAACGGGGCGAACTTCCCCGCCATCGACCTGTCCAGCGGGCCGGCGCATCTGACCGTCTTCCCCTTCAACGTCGCAGACTCGGCGATCGTCGTCGCGGCAAACGGCGACGACGCCGCGTTCATGCAGCTCGACACGAACCGGTTCCGCCCTTACAGCGTCACCCAGGCCCCCCCCGGCAACGTCACGCTCAAGTCCCGCAACGCGCATGCGTTCACCGAGCGCGGCATCTACAAGCCCGGCGAAACGGTCCACTTCAAGGCGACCCTCCGCGCCTACCGCGACAACGCGATCGTAGCCCCCCAAGGCGAAACCGTGACGATCGTCGTCACCGATGCCCGCGACGAGAAAATCCTCGATACCGACCTGGTCCTGAACGAGTACGGCACCTGTTCCGGCAGTCTGAAACTCAAGGAGTTCGCACCTCTCGGCCAGTACAATCTCAAGGTCATTCACACCCCTCCGGCGGCGCTCCCCACCGCCGCGTCCCTGACGGCGTCCGTCTGGAACTGGTTCTTCGGCGACAAAGAGGAAAAGACGACCGAAACGAAGCCGGGAAAGACCGAACTGGTCTCGGTCGGCTTCCAGGTCCAGCAGTTCGAGCCGCCGCGCCACTTCGTCGAAATCGAAACCGAGACGAAGAGCCGCGAGATCGAGCGCGTTCCCGGACGGCGTGAGACCGAAGAGTATCTGGAAGCGCGGATCGTCGGGAAATACTACACCGGCGGCGTCCTGCGCCACGCGAAAGTCCGCTGGACCGCGCGCATGGTCACGATCGAGCCGTTCGTCGAAGGCTACGGCGGCTACCATTTCGGCGGTTCCGGAAATGATTCGACCCTGATCGAGTCGGGCGAATCCCTGCTCGACAAGGAAGGGAGGCTCGCCGTTTCCCTGCCCGTCGACCGCGCGTTGATGAACGGCCCCTACGGCATCGAGATCAGCGCCACCGTCATGGACGTCGACGCCCGGCCGGCCACCCAGGTGACGACCTGGGAACCGAAAACGGCCATTCATGTCGGCATGACGAGGCTTCCCGATCTGAACGAACGCGACGAGGCGTCGCTCGACGTCATCGCGATCGGCGCCGACGGCAACCGCCGGGATTCCGGCTCCGTCAGGCTCGACATCCTCCGCAAGCGCTGGTTCTACACGCAGAAGCGCGACGAGGACGGCAACATCTTCTACCGCTGGGACCAGGGTTGGATCCGGACCCTGACGACGACCCAGCCGATGTCGGGCGGCAAGGCCACGTTCGACCTGTCGTTCGACGATTCCGGCGAGTATAAATTCGAAGCGATATATATTTGCGATGACGGTGAGTTCAAATGCAGCCAGGTCGCCGAGGTCGGCTACGTGTATGAGAGCGGCGATGACGACGAGGACAGCCGCACCCGGCGCCGCAGCGACAGCGAGCTGGTCCTCTCGGTCGACCGCGCGGCGCTCAAGGTCGATGAGTCGGCCCGTGTCGACTTTTCCCTGCCGCGCGCGGCTTCGCATGCGCTCATCACCTGCGAGCGCGACCGCATTTTCGAATGGCGCGTGGTGCCCCTGAACGGGCGTCGCGGCTCCTTCGAGATGAAGTTCGGCGCCGACTGCCGGCCGAACGCGTTCGTCACCCTGACGGTGCCGTGCGGCCGCACCTCGATGACCACCTACCGCAGCCAGCTCGACGTGGGAGCTCCCCGCATCTTCTACGGCGTCGCCTCCGTCGATGTCCGCAACGCGGTCGAAGGGTTGAAAGCGATCATCGCCCCCGACGAGACCGAGGGTAAGGGCGACCTGCGCGGCCGGCCCGGCGAACCCCGGCGCCTGACGTTCCGCGTCACCGACGAGAAGGGTCAGGGAACGACGTGCGAGATGGCCGTCTGCGTCGTCGACGAAGCGGTTCTCGCGCTGACGGGCTACGTCACGCCGGTCCTCTCGCGCCTGCTCAACTTCTCGCTCCCCCTCTCCGTCTTCACGGGCGACCTGCGCCTGTCCCTCCTGACCCAGGAACTGTTCAAACTGTTCGCGACGAATCCGCTCACGGGCGGCGACATGGGCAGCGGTGCGCTTGCCTCCGACATGGCCCTGCGCAAAGATTTCCGGCCGGTCGCCTACTGGAACCCCGCGTTGTATACCGATGAATCCGGAAACGCGGCGATCGACTTCACCCTCCCCGACTCGACGACGGCCTACCGCGTCTACGTCGTGGCGCTGAGCACAGGCACCGCGTTCTGCACGGCCCAGCGCAACATGATCGTCACGAAGGAGTTCTACCTCCAGCCCGGGATGCCGCGCTTCCTGACGGCGGGCGACGAGGCGTTCTTCCCCCTGTCGGCCTGCAACAAGACCGATACCGCGGGCAAGGCGAGCCTGGCCGTCGCCGAGACGACCAACCTGACGGCGACGCTCGATGCGCCCGAAGCCGACCTGGCACCGCTGACCAACACCGTTGTGCGCACCCGCCTGGCCGCCGAGAACGGCCCCGGTGAGGGGGCGATCACCCTCAGCGGCCGGTACGGCGATTACAAGGATGCAATCCGGCTGCCGCTGCCGATCGTTTCGAAACACACGGTCCTCACGAAAACCCAGCAGGGCTCGGGCACCGGGAAACAGGAAATCGGATTCGACCCGCCCGCCGGCGTCGCCGAGATGCCCGCCCAGGAACGGAAAAACACGCTCCGGGCAACGCTGACCCTTACGACGACCCAGCTGTCGCGCCTGACCCCCGGCATCAAATATCTGCTGCAATATCCCTACGGCTGCATCGAGCAGACCAGCTCGGGCATCATCCCCCTCGCGGCGATCCGCGCCCTGGTGAACCAGGGACTGATGCCGGGAATCACCATCGCGGAAGTCGACAAGTTCCTCCAGAGCGGCGTCGACCGCGTCCTGCGCATGCAGACGCCGGGCGGCCTCTTCGCCTACTGGCCCGGCGAACGCACGGGAAGCTGGTGGGGCACCCACTACGCGATGTTCGCCCTGTCCCTCGCGAAACAGGTCGGCTTCGACGTCCCCCAGGAGCGGCTCGACAAGGCCGTCAAGGCGGTTCGCGACCTGCTTCTCGGCAAGGAGCAGAGCGGATGGCGCAACTACAGCATGAACGACCTCGCGGCCGTCAATCTCGCCCGAAACGGGGCCCTGTCGGCGGATGAACTGACGTCGCTCATGACCGGAATGACGAACCGCGAATTCGAGTCCCAGGCCCTGCTGCTCTGGGCATCGGCGATCGTCAAGAACCAATCGGTCGACCAGCTGAAGAAACAGCTCAAAAAACTCACTCCTACGATCTCCGACAGCTACAGGGACTGGACGAACTCGAGCGTCCGCGAGGTCGCGGCGACCCTGCTCGCGACGCTGATCATCGAAGGCGCCACGAAAAAGGCCGACGAACTGGCCGGCATGCTCCTCAGATCGGTCAGCACCGAGGGCCGCTGGAACTCCACCGCCGACACCGGCTGGGCGCTCTTCGCCTTGGCCCAGTATTTCGAGAAGAAGGACGTGATGTCCGACAGGGAACTCCCGGTCAGGATCCTCCACGCCGGCAAGCCCGCGATCGAAGCGACCGTCGGGAAAACCGGCGCAGAACTCGTGCTCGACGCCGAGGCCCTGCTGGCGACCCCGTCCATCGTGCTCGAGGGGCCGGAAAAGGCTCTCCTTCACTGGGCGTTCCGATTCGAACATCCGGACCCCGCCTCGCGATCCGAAGACCTCGACAAGGGCTTCCGCGTCGTCAAACGCGTCGTGAACCTCACGGGCAGCGAAACCATCCGGGTCGGCGATCTCCTCAAGATCGTCGTCGAGTTCGAAGATTCGTTTCACCGGTCCAACCGATGGTGCGACTTCCAGTATGTGGCCCTCGAGGATCCCCTGCCGGCTGGTTTTATAGCGATCAATACGGCGCTTCGCACCGAAACCCCGGCGAGATCCTCGTCCGACGACGAGGAAGAGTCGGACGCCGATGACGACAACCCCGAGTGGTATTCCGCCTGGGAGGACGGCTGCTACAAGCTCCAGCCGGACCATTTCGAAATGCGAAACGACAAGGTCCTCGCCTTCAAAAACCGACTCTGGAGCAACCGGTTCAGGTTCACCTACTTCGCCCGGGCGGTCTGCGAAGGCACGTTCTGGATGCGCCCGACCCACGTCTCGCTGATGTACGAGCCGGATTATTTCGGCATGACGACCGGCGAGAGCATCCGCATCGAGCCCGCCGCGAAATGA